The Thermococcus sp. M39 genome window below encodes:
- the pcp gene encoding pyroglutamyl-peptidase I produces MKVLVTGFEPFGGEKVNPSWEAVKMLPDVIGNAEIVKYQLPVSFKKVRELLPEIISKEKPEVIILTGQAGGRVNITVERVAINVMDSTKEDNDGYKPEDEPIFEDAPAAYFSTLPIKRIVKALRENKIPAMVSNTAGTYVCNTAMFTALHYIAIHKLNAKAGFIHVPYIPEQVLEKNAPSMPLEMIKRAIEIAIVESLG; encoded by the coding sequence ATGAAGGTTCTAGTTACTGGCTTTGAGCCATTTGGAGGAGAAAAGGTAAATCCCTCTTGGGAAGCTGTTAAAATGCTTCCAGATGTGATAGGGAATGCTGAAATTGTCAAGTATCAGCTCCCAGTCAGTTTCAAAAAAGTTAGGGAGCTCTTGCCAGAGATCATTTCAAAGGAAAAGCCAGAAGTGATAATCCTAACAGGCCAAGCCGGAGGAAGAGTAAACATAACAGTTGAAAGGGTTGCAATAAATGTTATGGATTCAACGAAAGAGGACAACGACGGATATAAACCAGAAGATGAGCCAATCTTTGAAGATGCTCCCGCAGCTTACTTCTCAACTTTGCCGATAAAACGAATTGTAAAAGCTTTAAGGGAAAATAAAATACCAGCAATGGTTTCAAATACTGCTGGAACTTATGTGTGCAATACTGCAATGTTTACCGCTCTCCACTACATTGCTATACATAAGTTAAATGCCAAAGCGGGGTTTATTCATGTTCCCTACATTCCAGAGCAAGTGTTAGAGAAAAATGCTCCATCAATGCCGTTAGAAATGATAAAGAGAGCAATAGAAATTGCTATTGTAGAAAGTCTCGGTTAA
- a CDS encoding ASCH domain-containing protein, protein MEWEMGLQEEYLKLIAEGKKKIEGRLYDEKRRQIKPGDIIIFEGKLKVKVKDIRVYPSFIEMLKKEGLENVLPGIKSIEEGVKIYRQFYSEEEEKKWGVAAIEIEPIQDTSPSNTQ, encoded by the coding sequence ATGGAATGGGAAATGGGGCTCCAAGAAGAGTACCTCAAACTGATAGCCGAAGGAAAGAAAAAAATAGAGGGTCGGTTGTATGACGAAAAGCGCAGACAAATTAAGCCAGGAGACATCATAATCTTCGAAGGAAAGCTTAAAGTCAAAGTTAAGGACATTAGAGTTTACCCCTCTTTTATAGAAATGCTCAAAAAAGAAGGCTTGGAGAACGTTTTACCAGGGATTAAAAGCATAGAAGAAGGAGTGAAAATTTACAGACAGTTTTACAGCGAAGAAGAAGAGAAAAAATGGGGCGTTGCGGCTATTGAAATAGAACCTATCCAAGATACTTCTCCTTCAAATACTCAATGA
- a CDS encoding radical SAM protein, producing the protein MKIEELYQKEGNKIRCLVCERQCLIAEGKGGVCKNYANLDGKLIHVGYGKLSAVESRPIEIKPFFHYYPNSTALTFSGFGCNFYCPWCQNYHLSFSGPPQELGAISPQELVDLALRAGDEGLCASFNEPATLYSYLLDVFELGKERGLYGCLVTNGYFTIKALKRLIESGVSGFSIDIKGCPEMKVLTTIDHKKVFRNAKKALDLNAHVEMVYLVVTNANDFKECYSWIFKMHSEMLGENVPLHINRYYPMNYWREKPTSVRTLLALKEIAQKEYNINYVYVGNIGSIDHETTYCPKCGKKLIIRFGYRVVEWNLTKDNRCPKCGEKIPIYGKLNIRF; encoded by the coding sequence ATGAAGATTGAAGAACTTTATCAAAAAGAAGGCAACAAAATTAGATGCCTTGTTTGTGAGAGGCAGTGTTTGATTGCTGAAGGAAAGGGAGGAGTGTGCAAGAACTATGCTAACTTAGATGGCAAATTGATCCACGTCGGTTACGGAAAGCTGAGTGCAGTTGAAAGCAGGCCAATTGAGATAAAGCCATTCTTTCATTACTACCCGAACAGCACGGCTTTGACTTTTTCTGGATTTGGCTGCAACTTCTACTGTCCTTGGTGTCAGAACTATCACCTGAGCTTTTCTGGACCTCCTCAGGAATTGGGGGCAATTTCTCCACAAGAACTTGTGGATTTAGCCTTGAGGGCTGGTGATGAAGGCTTGTGCGCAAGCTTTAACGAACCTGCAACGCTTTACTCATATCTCCTAGATGTCTTTGAACTCGGAAAGGAGAGAGGACTCTATGGTTGCCTTGTCACAAATGGCTATTTCACAATTAAAGCTTTGAAAAGGCTGATCGAAAGCGGTGTTTCTGGCTTCAGCATTGACATCAAGGGCTGCCCGGAGATGAAAGTTCTTACAACGATTGACCACAAGAAAGTGTTCAGAAATGCAAAGAAAGCCTTGGATTTGAATGCCCACGTTGAGATGGTTTATCTCGTTGTTACGAATGCCAACGATTTTAAAGAATGCTATAGCTGGATCTTTAAGATGCACTCCGAAATGCTTGGCGAAAATGTCCCCCTCCACATAAACCGCTATTATCCGATGAACTACTGGAGGGAAAAGCCAACTTCTGTTAGAACGCTTTTAGCCCTCAAAGAAATTGCTCAGAAAGAGTACAATATCAACTACGTTTATGTTGGTAACATTGGTTCGATAGATCATGAAACAACATACTGTCCAAAATGTGGTAAAAAGCTCATCATTCGCTTTGGTTATAGGGTTGTTGAATGGAATCTGACAAAAGATAACAGATGTCCGAAATGTGGGGAGAAAATTCCGATTTATGGAAAGCTTAACATAAGGTTTTGA
- a CDS encoding DUF58 domain-containing protein — MEKKFQPTGKAEQLLLALWLSVMAAFFMLRWDMIYLTLPILWLFFIAITFFKPRLDVEIQRILPHDRILEGAEVKIKLKIKANERIPSLKIVDDLPRGLELVEGRNEFLLSFTRGEEKEVSYKVKVKRGIHEFNFIKLSYQDPFGFFKIEKTIDLYDELIGVPTIEDVVTPYSTKGTKVTVGPLPSPRVGEGVEFHAIREYQPGDPLKIINWKATAKTGKIMSNEYESERKVDVILIVDATYKGENVFDNLIRAAASFMLDCLNNGTSFGLLLAEDVPLWIRVDYGKRHFFKCIDFLSIAKPDKNNMIAYQVEHLVRSRFPARAQILYFSPLITEEGREALRVLYRYGYKVVVISPNPYSVVKPKSEEEALALKILQLKRKAHLRKLAAYGIIIDWDVNKPLKTAIAEVVKI; from the coding sequence ATGGAAAAGAAGTTCCAGCCTACAGGAAAGGCAGAGCAGCTGTTGCTTGCATTGTGGCTCTCAGTTATGGCAGCTTTCTTCATGCTACGCTGGGATATGATTTACCTTACGTTACCAATCCTCTGGCTGTTCTTCATTGCAATAACCTTCTTTAAGCCGAGGCTTGATGTGGAAATTCAGAGAATCCTTCCCCATGATCGAATTCTTGAGGGGGCTGAAGTAAAGATAAAGCTGAAAATTAAGGCAAATGAGAGAATACCGAGCTTGAAAATTGTAGATGATTTGCCTAGAGGCCTTGAGCTTGTCGAGGGTAGAAACGAGTTTTTGCTGTCCTTTACAAGAGGCGAAGAAAAGGAAGTTTCTTATAAAGTCAAAGTCAAACGCGGCATTCATGAGTTTAATTTCATTAAGCTCAGCTATCAAGACCCATTTGGCTTTTTCAAGATAGAGAAAACAATTGATTTGTATGATGAGCTTATCGGGGTTCCCACAATTGAAGACGTTGTAACACCTTATTCAACTAAGGGCACAAAGGTTACAGTCGGACCTCTGCCTTCTCCAAGAGTAGGTGAGGGGGTTGAGTTTCACGCGATTAGAGAATATCAGCCCGGTGATCCATTAAAGATAATCAACTGGAAAGCGACTGCAAAGACTGGAAAAATAATGAGCAACGAGTATGAAAGCGAGAGAAAAGTTGATGTAATCTTAATCGTTGATGCAACATATAAAGGCGAGAACGTCTTTGATAATCTAATAAGGGCTGCTGCATCATTTATGCTGGACTGCCTCAACAACGGAACGAGCTTTGGGCTTTTGCTAGCTGAAGATGTCCCCTTATGGATTAGGGTGGATTATGGAAAGAGGCATTTCTTCAAGTGCATTGATTTCTTAAGCATAGCAAAGCCAGATAAGAACAACATGATAGCTTACCAAGTTGAGCATTTGGTTAGGAGCAGGTTTCCAGCGAGGGCACAGATACTTTACTTCTCACCACTTATAACTGAAGAAGGAAGGGAAGCTTTGAGGGTTTTATACCGCTATGGTTACAAGGTTGTGGTCATAAGTCCAAATCCTTACTCGGTAGTTAAACCCAAGAGCGAGGAGGAAGCTTTAGCTTTAAAGATACTTCAGCTCAAGAGAAAGGCCCATTTAAGGAAGCTCGCTGCATATGGGATAATAATAGATTGGGACGTTAATAAACCTCTTAAAACAGCGATAGCGGAGGTAGTTAAGATATGA
- a CDS encoding carboxypeptidase M32 produces MEEVFQNEVIKQILLKYRTIWAIGHAQSVLGWDMEVNMPKEGITERSVAQGELSVLNQKFILEPKFVELVEKAEGEDLNDYERGVVRVLKRSIKIAKAFPPEFVREMSEVRSKATMAWAEAKQKNDFKLFEPYLDKIIELSRKAADYLGYDEYPYDALLDLYEEGLRIRDLDPIFEKLEKDLKPILDRILEEGKFPKEHPLEKEKYDIEAMKKVNLEILKLFGYPLGTRGRLDVSPHPFTTEFGIKDVRITTRYEGFDFKRTLLAVVHEFGHALYELQQDERFMFSPIAGGVSLGIHESQSRFWENIIGRSREFAELVYPILRDNLPFISNYTPEDIYYYFNTVRPDFIRVEADEVTYNMHILLRYKLEKLMINEGLRASEVAELWNDEMERLLGIRPKTYSEGVLQDIHWAHATIGYFPTYTLGTLLATQIRAYITKDIPDFYEKVQRGEFEPIKEWLREKVHKYGSVYPPKELLERSFGEGVNPEYFIEYLKEKYLG; encoded by the coding sequence ATGGAAGAAGTCTTTCAAAATGAGGTTATAAAACAAATTTTGTTGAAATACAGGACGATATGGGCAATTGGACACGCTCAAAGTGTTCTCGGTTGGGATATGGAGGTAAACATGCCAAAAGAGGGTATAACTGAGAGGAGCGTTGCTCAAGGAGAACTTTCAGTGTTAAATCAGAAGTTCATTTTAGAGCCAAAATTTGTTGAACTCGTTGAGAAAGCAGAAGGAGAAGACCTTAACGATTATGAAAGAGGTGTTGTGAGGGTTCTTAAGCGCTCAATTAAGATAGCAAAGGCATTCCCTCCAGAATTTGTCAGAGAGATGAGTGAGGTTAGGAGCAAAGCAACGATGGCATGGGCAGAAGCAAAGCAAAAGAACGATTTCAAACTCTTTGAGCCTTATCTTGACAAAATCATAGAACTTTCAAGGAAAGCCGCTGACTATCTCGGCTATGATGAGTATCCATACGATGCTTTACTCGACCTGTACGAAGAAGGATTAAGGATCAGGGACTTAGACCCAATATTTGAGAAACTCGAAAAAGATCTCAAGCCTATTCTTGATAGAATTCTTGAAGAAGGAAAATTCCCAAAAGAGCATCCACTTGAAAAAGAGAAGTACGATATTGAAGCAATGAAAAAGGTAAATCTCGAGATACTCAAGCTTTTTGGCTATCCTCTAGGAACAAGAGGCCGCTTAGATGTTTCGCCTCATCCATTCACGACAGAATTTGGAATAAAAGATGTTAGAATAACAACGAGATATGAGGGTTTTGACTTTAAGAGAACTCTATTGGCCGTAGTCCACGAATTTGGACATGCTCTCTATGAACTTCAGCAAGATGAAAGGTTCATGTTCTCTCCAATAGCAGGTGGGGTTTCTCTTGGCATTCACGAGAGTCAAAGCAGATTCTGGGAAAACATCATTGGCCGCTCGAGAGAATTTGCAGAATTAGTTTACCCAATTCTCAGGGATAATCTTCCGTTTATCTCAAACTATACCCCAGAAGACATCTATTATTACTTCAACACTGTTAGACCAGATTTCATTAGAGTTGAGGCTGATGAAGTAACTTACAACATGCACATCCTCTTGAGGTACAAGCTTGAAAAGCTCATGATAAACGAAGGATTAAGGGCAAGTGAAGTTGCAGAGCTTTGGAACGATGAGATGGAGCGCTTGTTGGGAATTAGGCCAAAAACTTACAGTGAAGGAGTTCTTCAGGATATACACTGGGCTCATGCAACAATTGGCTACTTCCCAACATACACATTGGGTACACTTTTAGCAACCCAGATTAGGGCATACATCACTAAGGACATTCCAGACTTCTATGAGAAAGTTCAGAGAGGGGAATTCGAACCAATAAAAGAATGGCTGAGGGAAAAAGTGCACAAATATGGTTCAGTATATCCACCAAAAGAATTGTTGGAGAGGAGCTTTGGAGAAGGTGTAAATCCAGAATACTTCATTGAGTATTTGAAGGAGAAGTATCTTGGATAG
- a CDS encoding NAD(P)/FAD-dependent oxidoreductase: MKYDIAIIGGSVVGNYLATLLARHYKVAVIEAKSSFGRKACTGIIGAKSYEELKLPKEAIINKLRGAVFYSRIQSFEIKRKEPQAYMVDRKILEKSLAERAVKRGAEYYMNTRFLGFRNGKAVLQRFNDRFEINADFYIGADGVNSKVAQEIGAKTNAEFLSGYEVEIVGEFEKPDFVELWVNKELNGDFFFWVAPINESLARVGTFGRLDTLFNFIKARMLEETNIVEFKAGNVALGVRKPWIKGNVALVGDAALQIKPLTAGGIAYGIYCAYALAYSLINGKPEDYERLCKNIKREISFGLKARKLFKNLNQEQIEKLFEVLSSREAIEVIESTADFDEHAKTIKALIKHPKLLARALKVTPMIIRYLL, from the coding sequence ATGAAATATGATATTGCAATTATTGGCGGTAGTGTAGTTGGCAATTATTTAGCGACTCTGCTTGCGAGACATTACAAAGTAGCTGTAATTGAGGCAAAGAGCTCTTTTGGTAGAAAGGCATGCACTGGAATTATTGGGGCAAAGAGTTACGAAGAGCTAAAACTTCCAAAAGAGGCCATAATCAACAAGCTGAGAGGAGCAGTTTTCTACTCAAGGATACAAAGCTTTGAGATTAAGAGAAAAGAACCCCAAGCATACATGGTTGATAGAAAGATTCTCGAAAAAAGCTTAGCAGAGAGAGCAGTGAAAAGGGGAGCTGAATACTACATGAATACAAGATTTCTGGGCTTCAGAAATGGAAAAGCCGTTCTTCAGAGGTTTAATGACAGATTTGAGATAAACGCTGACTTTTATATCGGAGCGGATGGTGTGAACAGCAAAGTAGCTCAAGAAATTGGTGCAAAAACTAATGCGGAATTCTTAAGTGGTTATGAAGTCGAGATTGTTGGAGAGTTTGAGAAACCAGATTTCGTTGAGCTTTGGGTAAATAAAGAACTCAATGGAGACTTTTTCTTCTGGGTTGCCCCAATAAATGAAAGCCTAGCAAGAGTTGGAACCTTCGGAAGGCTTGATACTCTCTTCAACTTTATAAAGGCCAGAATGCTGGAAGAAACAAATATTGTCGAGTTTAAAGCTGGAAATGTTGCATTGGGCGTTAGAAAGCCATGGATTAAAGGGAACGTTGCATTAGTGGGAGATGCTGCACTCCAAATTAAGCCTTTAACCGCTGGAGGAATTGCATATGGAATATACTGTGCGTATGCTCTCGCCTATTCCCTCATTAACGGAAAACCCGAAGACTATGAAAGGCTTTGTAAGAACATAAAACGTGAGATTTCCTTCGGATTGAAAGCGAGGAAGCTTTTCAAGAACCTCAACCAAGAACAGATTGAAAAGCTTTTCGAGGTTTTATCAAGCAGAGAAGCAATAGAGGTTATTGAAAGCACAGCAGACTTTGATGAGCATGCAAAGACCATAAAAGCCCTTATAAAACATCCAAAGCTTTTAGCTAGGGCATTGAAAGTTACGCCTATGATAATTAGATATTTGCTCTGA
- a CDS encoding transcriptional regulator, which yields MLRELVKNHVLGNPIRLGIMLYLLPRGKVLFKELQKVLDVTPGNLDSHLKTLEKAGYVKLTKVFADRPRTAIEITNRGAEETGKYLRMLKDLLNQI from the coding sequence ATGCTAAGGGAACTCGTGAAAAACCATGTGCTTGGAAATCCCATTAGGTTAGGTATCATGCTTTATCTCTTGCCAAGAGGAAAGGTTCTGTTTAAGGAACTACAAAAAGTTTTAGATGTAACTCCAGGCAACTTGGATTCCCATCTAAAGACATTGGAAAAAGCTGGCTATGTAAAGCTGACAAAAGTCTTCGCAGACAGGCCAAGAACTGCTATTGAGATAACAAATAGAGGGGCGGAAGAAACTGGAAAATACCTGAGAATGCTGAAGGATCTGCTGAATCAGATTTAG
- a CDS encoding MoxR family ATPase, translating to MKIEEVHEKGKRILNEVGKAIVGKEEVLKLILTTILADGHILIEDLPGLAKTLMAKSFATALGVKFRRVQFTPDLLPSDILGVSVFNQKTLEFEFRKGPIFTNILLADEINRAPPKTQSALLEAMQERQVTIEGKTYYLERPFVVIATQNPIEQEGTYPLPEAQLDRFLVRLRVGYPTKQEEIEILKRRIERKKEEVDINPIVTPEEVVKMQRAVEDVYVSDAILEYITDIVKATRENKREIEIGASPRGSLALLKLSRAYAALEGRDYVIPDDVKKVAVPALSHRLILKRELWYTRVSQESVMERILEKVPVPKFE from the coding sequence ATGAAGATAGAAGAGGTGCATGAAAAGGGGAAGAGGATATTAAATGAAGTTGGAAAAGCGATAGTTGGCAAAGAGGAAGTTCTTAAGCTCATATTAACAACAATCCTTGCAGATGGGCATATTTTGATTGAAGACTTGCCAGGATTGGCAAAAACACTCATGGCAAAGAGCTTTGCAACAGCCTTGGGGGTTAAGTTCAGAAGAGTTCAGTTTACACCTGATTTATTGCCCTCAGACATTTTGGGTGTAAGCGTCTTCAACCAGAAAACATTGGAATTTGAATTCAGGAAGGGCCCAATTTTCACGAATATACTTTTAGCTGATGAGATTAACAGAGCTCCGCCAAAGACTCAATCCGCACTATTGGAGGCAATGCAGGAGAGGCAAGTGACGATTGAAGGTAAAACGTACTATCTGGAGAGGCCTTTTGTTGTTATTGCAACCCAAAACCCAATAGAGCAGGAGGGAACTTATCCTTTACCAGAGGCTCAGCTCGACCGTTTCCTTGTCAGACTTAGGGTCGGCTATCCAACAAAGCAAGAAGAAATTGAGATCCTCAAGAGGAGAATTGAGAGAAAAAAGGAGGAAGTTGACATAAATCCAATAGTTACTCCAGAGGAGGTCGTTAAGATGCAGAGAGCTGTTGAAGATGTTTATGTTAGCGATGCGATTTTGGAATACATAACTGACATCGTCAAGGCTACGAGGGAAAACAAGAGGGAGATTGAGATTGGAGCTTCTCCGAGGGGAAGCTTGGCTTTGCTTAAGCTGTCAAGAGCTTACGCTGCTTTGGAAGGAAGGGACTACGTGATTCCAGACGATGTTAAGAAAGTTGCGGTTCCTGCTCTAAGCCATCGTTTGATACTAAAGAGAGAGCTCTGGTATACGAGAGTCAGCCAAGAGAGTGTCATGGAGAGGATTTTGGAGAAAGTTCCCGTTCCGAAGTTTGAGTAA
- a CDS encoding carbohydrate kinase family protein, with translation MELDLVVIGHVSIDHIRFPKREEILQPGGAAAAVATSAALSGAKVGLVTKVGRDFPEEWLKKLSEILDIRGVHILEGRTIHIYMIYHEDGSVDAPVDMGVAQRMGEIEIPEEYMSAEVFHIAPIPPEEQLKLIKRLKGKRISLDFNPTYMEDYKTKTELLKKIVAGVEVIFPNEREAKVITKTDNIKEAAKVLHEWGAKIVVITRGERGVLVYDGEKFAEFEALPIDKIVDPTGAGDAFAGGFLAYYSKGKSLKECVAQGLFRAREVLKKKGSWSI, from the coding sequence ATGGAGTTAGATTTGGTTGTCATTGGCCATGTTTCAATAGACCATATCAGGTTCCCCAAAAGAGAAGAGATTCTGCAGCCAGGAGGAGCTGCCGCTGCCGTTGCAACCTCAGCAGCACTAAGCGGTGCAAAAGTTGGATTGGTTACTAAGGTCGGCAGGGATTTTCCAGAAGAGTGGTTAAAAAAGCTGAGCGAAATTTTAGATATTAGAGGAGTTCACATCCTCGAAGGGAGGACAATTCACATCTACATGATATATCACGAGGATGGAAGTGTTGACGCTCCCGTTGATATGGGCGTTGCTCAAAGGATGGGTGAAATTGAAATTCCGGAGGAATACATGAGTGCCGAGGTTTTCCACATAGCACCAATCCCACCAGAAGAGCAGCTAAAATTAATTAAACGCCTAAAAGGCAAAAGAATAAGCCTCGACTTCAACCCAACTTATATGGAGGACTATAAAACAAAAACTGAGCTTTTGAAAAAGATAGTGGCTGGAGTTGAAGTAATTTTCCCAAACGAAAGAGAAGCGAAAGTGATAACAAAAACAGACAACATCAAAGAAGCAGCGAAAGTTCTCCATGAATGGGGAGCCAAAATCGTTGTGATAACAAGAGGAGAAAGGGGAGTCCTCGTCTATGATGGAGAGAAGTTTGCAGAATTCGAGGCATTACCCATAGACAAGATCGTTGATCCGACAGGGGCAGGAGATGCCTTTGCTGGCGGATTTTTAGCGTATTATTCAAAGGGAAAGTCATTGAAAGAATGTGTTGCTCAAGGTCTCTTTAGAGCAAGGGAAGTTCTGAAGAAAAAAGGAAGTTGGAGCATCTAA
- a CDS encoding DUF460 domain-containing protein codes for MPILILGVDIISENPKRFAVVSWFNGKLEKKGEFTFYRLVRFIRAKRPDIIAMDNIHELGDDLKKFLRALPQGTKLVQVTGRPGEQKSLWSLAKENGIRVGDKFDPYEEAKVCALLASKGVGYEVLAFEDEVIIKVSRGRSQGKGGWSQDRYRRRIHNLIQNKVREIEETLRRADIPFDLEVEEKDYGLARGEFKVYASREELAGLIKPMHGGDVEIKIKPVERKSLEFVPLKSEKAIQVRKSVIIGLDPGITVGIAALDLDGNIVAIYSERNMAVSDIVRFISDVGHPIIVATDVNPAPGLVEKIARSFKAILYVPRESLRVEEKNELLRSLGISVDDDHQRDALAAAYKAYLRLKPKLEHVDAKLRELGLMKKSNEIKALVIQGYNLGEAIMKVKLREKPKEEVKVLPEEESVDVTPYIEKIKELEKTIEMLERENQELRAIIEEQKKRIEKLEDKLAYYDEAIRAKVIRSKEIEIRDKRIAYLEKELREAKAIIKKLSRDLVLAKRMHLLELKGTAVPLKVLESLTWKEIEKLERSARIKKDDVIYVVNPSGAGKSIAEYLVEKGIKALISAKTLPNNVYEVLRENKIPVFYEDEIEVKRVDEFAIVDREELERAIEQRLKEWEEEDKERGIQEFLRLVEEYRIERIKELKKKAEEES; via the coding sequence ATGCCTATTCTCATACTTGGGGTTGATATAATCAGCGAGAACCCAAAGAGGTTTGCTGTGGTTAGTTGGTTCAATGGAAAGCTTGAGAAAAAAGGTGAGTTCACATTCTATAGGTTAGTCCGTTTTATCCGAGCAAAGAGGCCGGATATAATTGCAATGGACAACATCCATGAGCTTGGTGATGATCTGAAGAAGTTTCTAAGAGCTTTACCTCAGGGGACTAAGCTTGTTCAGGTTACTGGAAGACCAGGGGAGCAGAAGTCTCTTTGGAGCCTAGCAAAGGAGAACGGAATCAGAGTTGGTGATAAGTTCGACCCATATGAGGAAGCTAAGGTATGTGCTCTATTGGCCTCTAAAGGAGTTGGCTATGAGGTTTTAGCCTTTGAAGATGAGGTTATAATAAAGGTCTCTAGAGGTAGAAGTCAGGGAAAAGGTGGCTGGAGCCAAGATAGGTATAGGAGAAGAATTCACAATTTGATTCAAAATAAAGTCAGAGAAATTGAGGAAACACTAAGGAGAGCAGACATTCCTTTTGATTTGGAAGTTGAAGAGAAGGATTATGGTTTAGCCAGGGGAGAGTTTAAGGTCTATGCTTCAAGAGAGGAATTGGCAGGACTTATAAAACCTATGCACGGTGGAGATGTTGAAATTAAGATAAAACCCGTGGAAAGAAAGAGCTTGGAGTTTGTGCCGTTAAAGAGTGAAAAAGCCATTCAAGTGAGGAAAAGCGTTATAATTGGTCTTGACCCGGGAATAACCGTTGGAATAGCCGCTTTAGACTTGGATGGGAATATTGTGGCAATTTACAGCGAAAGGAACATGGCAGTGAGCGATATTGTTAGGTTTATATCCGATGTGGGACATCCAATAATCGTTGCAACTGATGTTAATCCAGCTCCAGGTTTGGTTGAGAAGATTGCCCGTTCATTTAAGGCTATTCTCTATGTTCCAAGGGAAAGCCTGCGTGTAGAGGAAAAGAATGAGCTTTTGAGAAGCTTAGGCATTAGCGTTGATGATGATCACCAAAGAGACGCTTTGGCAGCTGCTTATAAAGCATACCTCCGCTTAAAGCCAAAGCTTGAGCATGTTGATGCAAAGCTCAGAGAACTCGGCTTAATGAAGAAGAGTAATGAGATCAAAGCTCTGGTTATTCAGGGATACAACCTCGGAGAGGCTATAATGAAAGTTAAGCTGAGAGAGAAGCCGAAAGAAGAAGTCAAAGTCCTCCCGGAGGAAGAAAGCGTTGATGTAACGCCTTACATTGAGAAAATCAAGGAACTCGAGAAGACTATTGAAATGCTTGAGAGAGAAAACCAAGAGCTTAGGGCGATAATTGAAGAGCAAAAGAAAAGAATTGAAAAGCTTGAGGATAAGCTGGCATATTACGATGAAGCGATTAGAGCTAAAGTTATTAGAAGCAAGGAGATTGAGATTAGGGACAAAAGAATTGCATACCTCGAGAAAGAACTTAGAGAGGCAAAAGCAATAATTAAAAAGCTCAGCAGGGACTTAGTTTTGGCAAAAAGAATGCACCTCCTTGAGCTTAAAGGAACAGCAGTTCCTCTTAAGGTCCTTGAGAGCTTAACATGGAAGGAGATAGAGAAGCTTGAGCGCTCTGCAAGGATTAAAAAAGATGATGTAATTTATGTTGTTAATCCTTCGGGGGCTGGGAAGAGCATAGCTGAGTATTTGGTCGAGAAGGGGATTAAAGCGTTGATAAGTGCAAAAACTCTGCCGAATAACGTCTATGAAGTGCTTAGAGAGAATAAGATTCCGGTATTCTACGAGGATGAAATTGAAGTCAAGCGGGTTGATGAGTTTGCAATAGTTGATAGAGAAGAGCTTGAAAGAGCAATAGAGCAGAGGCTAAAGGAGTGGGAAGAGGAGGATAAGGAGAGGGGAATTCAAGAATTTTTAAGGCTGGTTGAGGAATATAGAATTGAGAGGATTAAGGAGCTTAAAAAGAAGGCTGAGGAGGAAAGCTAA